One genomic segment of Flagellimonas marinaquae includes these proteins:
- a CDS encoding alpha-ketoglutarate-dependent dioxygenase AlkB family protein, with translation MDLFADQIAPDFNLLPYDGTVHYFGPVMEIDRADHYFQKLWESIAWEPDIVHLFGKRIVTKRKVAWYGSRPFEYTYSNNTKKALQWTKGLLQLKELVEKHTKETYNTCLLNLYHNGEEGMGWHSDDEKELKPDGAIASLSFGAQRKFVFKHKSTKIKVDLVLDHGSLLVMKGSTQKYWQHRLPPTKKVHKPRINLTFRSIEVM, from the coding sequence ATGGATTTGTTCGCAGACCAAATAGCGCCCGACTTTAATCTACTGCCGTATGATGGCACTGTACATTATTTTGGCCCGGTAATGGAAATTGACCGAGCTGACCATTATTTTCAAAAACTTTGGGAATCCATAGCATGGGAACCAGATATTGTGCACTTGTTTGGAAAGCGTATCGTTACCAAACGGAAAGTGGCTTGGTATGGTAGTCGCCCATTTGAATATACATACTCCAACAACACTAAAAAAGCCTTGCAATGGACCAAGGGGCTTTTGCAACTAAAGGAACTTGTCGAAAAGCATACCAAAGAAACCTATAATACCTGTTTGCTTAACTTGTACCATAATGGGGAAGAGGGCATGGGTTGGCACAGCGACGACGAAAAAGAACTTAAACCCGATGGAGCAATAGCCTCTTTAAGTTTTGGAGCCCAAAGAAAGTTTGTTTTTAAACATAAGTCCACAAAAATAAAAGTAGATCTTGTGTTGGATCATGGCAGCTTATTGGTCATGAAAGGATCAACACAAAAATACTGGCAGCATCGCTTGCCTCCCACCAAAAAGGTGCATAAGCCTCGAATCAATCTAACATTTAGGAGCATCGAGGTAATGTAA
- a CDS encoding helix-turn-helix transcriptional regulator: MDTVKRFDRIVAILIQLQSKRIVKAQDLAERFDVSLRTIYRDIRTLEASGVPIISEAGVGYSIMEGYRLPPIMFTREEAGSFVAAEKLMKQFMDKSLGAYYESAMFKLKSILRGREKEWVEALESQVSIIPGQVLFNDQVPNALEILFESIAERKQVFLRYESLREETPSERRIEPVGLFNENGFWYILGYCHLRTDYRHFRTDRIHKIARTTLDFLLEHGTIAEHQNKKKEVSKTKVKILVDKTVAKYIQGQTKHYGLISEETKINGVEMTFMTSDMANGFARWYLMFGDYAKIIEPQELKDRVLEILEKSNKRLST, translated from the coding sequence ATGGATACCGTAAAACGTTTTGATAGGATAGTAGCCATATTGATACAGCTGCAGAGCAAACGAATTGTAAAGGCGCAGGATCTTGCCGAACGATTTGATGTGAGCTTAAGGACCATCTATAGGGATATAAGAACATTGGAAGCTTCCGGGGTTCCCATTATTAGCGAAGCAGGAGTGGGGTATTCGATTATGGAAGGGTATCGATTGCCACCAATAATGTTTACCCGTGAAGAAGCTGGAAGCTTTGTGGCCGCAGAAAAATTAATGAAGCAATTCATGGATAAATCCTTGGGCGCCTATTACGAATCCGCAATGTTCAAGTTAAAATCCATTCTACGGGGTAGGGAAAAAGAGTGGGTGGAGGCATTGGAATCCCAAGTTTCCATTATCCCTGGTCAAGTTTTGTTCAATGATCAAGTACCCAATGCCCTGGAAATATTGTTCGAGAGTATTGCAGAACGCAAGCAAGTGTTCTTAAGGTATGAATCTTTGCGCGAGGAAACGCCATCGGAACGGAGAATAGAACCTGTTGGGCTTTTTAACGAAAATGGATTTTGGTACATTTTGGGCTATTGCCATCTACGAACCGATTACAGGCACTTTAGAACAGATAGAATCCATAAAATAGCGAGAACTACGTTGGATTTTTTGTTGGAGCATGGTACCATTGCAGAACATCAGAACAAAAAGAAGGAAGTTTCCAAAACCAAAGTAAAGATATTGGTCGACAAAACCGTGGCAAAATACATTCAGGGACAGACCAAACATTACGGTCTAATTTCCGAAGAGACAAAGATAAACGGAGTGGAAATGACGTTTATGACGAGCGATATGGCCAATGGATTTGCCCGTTGGTATCTAATGTTCGGGGATTATGCAAAAATTATTGAGCCCCAGGAATTAAAGGACCGCGTTTTGGAAATATTGGAGAAAAGTAATAAAAGACTCTCCACATAG